CATCACcatctggcagctctgcttcagCGGCGCCGACAGGAGCAAGCTCCTGGTTTCCCAGATCTGCGACATCAGCGAGCCGTATCCCgtgctgccccagggctgcGTGTGGCATCCCAGCAAGGAGGTCTTGGCCGTGCTGACCACCCGGGACGCCTCCGTCTTGCCCTCCGTCCACCTCAACAACTCCAGAATTAACGCGGACATCAAGGGCAGCGGGCTCATCCACTGCGCCTGCTGGACCAAGGAAGGGAGCCGCCTGGTTGTGGGGGTGGGCAGTGCCCTCCATTCTTACATTTGGGATGATGCTCAGAAAACACTCAGCGCTTGCTCTTTTTGCCCAATCTTTGATGTGGGAGGCTACATCTGTGCCGTGGAAGCTACGCAGAATTTACAAGTCGCTGTTGCCACCGAGCTCCCTCTGGACAAGATCTGTGGCTTAAATGCTGGTGTTGCCTTCGAAGTTCCATCGAGCGTTGAAACCGAGTCCttcccctcccagtccagcTTGTGTGGGGAGGAAGAGTATTCCTTggatggagggaagaagtcactgGACTCTGAGAAGCCCTTGTCTGTAGTTACATCTCCTGTGGACCTAACTCACATACTGTCTAGCAAGCAGAGTGCTGATTCCAGCCCTCTCCTGCACCTGAGGCCCAAGGACTACCTGACGGGAAGTGGCCAAGATTCCTCACACCTCATCTTGGTGACTTTTGAAAGAAAGGTTACCTCTACTAAAAAAGTGAGCATCCCAGGCATTCTTGTTCCTGATATAATGGCTTTTGACTCCAAAACTCAAACTGTATCTGTTGCCTCCAATACTTGTAACGTTATTTTAGTCTATTCACTGACTTCATCCAATTTACCCAATATTCAACAAATTCAGCTAGAGAAAAGCGAGAAGCCAAAGGGTTTGTGCTTCTTGACCAATAAATTGTTACTGATACTGGTTGGAAGACAAAAATTCACTGACcctgcttttcttccttcttcaagATCAGACAAATACATGATCCGATTGATGATTAAAGAACTGATACTTGAGATGGGTCCTTCAAAATCTGTGTCAGCTGATGGCAACTCCAGTTTGAACCTTTCCAGTGTTACTCATGATCCCTCTAGAGATGTCCACCCTCTCAGCCGTGGGCTCCTGATACCAGATCGCTCTGCCCTTCAGTCCCCCACAAGCCGAAGGAAACTCATTGAAGAACTCAAGAGTCCTGCTTATGAACAAAACTTCCTCTTGAACATCAGCGACTTCAAAGACAAAAAGATTTCCATGAATTTTCCTCCAGCTGTAGAGACTCTGGATGCTGAGCCAGTTAATCGGAGCGTTGCGCTGTCTAATGCTTCCAACAAGCCAACGTCCCCAAAAAGGCAGCATGAGGCAGCTTCCAAAATACCCAATTCTTACAAGAATAACCTGTTCAGTGAGAAGGAGGCgagttgctttttaaaaaatgtggaaaaattgTCTGGTAACTTCACAGAATTGCAGCATCATCTTTCTGAACTAACTGAGCTGCTAAAATCTGGGAAGAGAAGTCTTCCAGTATACCCATCTTCTCAGGAACCCTCATTTATTAAGATCACCTGCCAGGTAATTTTAATATTGGAAGCCTTAATGGTGAAACCTGTTTATGGCTGTATGTTCTTTGTAATGCTCTAGTAACAGTCAGTAGGATTAGATTTCCATCCTGTTCCTGCAGGTAGTTACATATGGTTGTAAATCCCATTACTCTGCAGGCTTCCAGTGTTTTTAAACCAATGGGATATTCAGGAAtgtgcagctccctgtgccacctcACACTGGGCCAAACCCCTCACTCTGCAGTGAGGCTGCTGGGATTGCAGAGGACCCACATGttgcagcccagctgcagaattaAAGCCCTTTATAGAGATCTTGGAAGGGAATGCTTTTTCTAAGCAACATCCAAAGCTTTCTGTATAGAAATTTAGACAAGTGAAGATTTCCATGTGTGGGAATTGGTATCAATCTCCtgctctcctgtgaggaaaacTAAAATAATGGAGactgaaacaaaagcaaattgCCTTGgctttgaaacagaaatggTGCTAATTAGCATTGAGAGCACCATCCAAAGAGGAAAGAGACCTTTAGGGACACAATAGATAATTCCATTAACATGGCTTAAAAATGGATTTAAAGTGAAATTTCACGTGAAAAAACACATTGTTTGGCTGAAAGATTTGCTCTTGCAAATCTCATGCTAGAAAGGGTAAATTACCTGATTATCAAAACCTGGCAGAGATCTACTTCGTCATTTCTAGAATTCAGATTAATTAACCTTAGTCAGTATTCAAAGTAATTTAAGCTGCCATTTTCCTTTCAATTAGCTCTTActtttattctttattattGCAAAAAATTCCTAATTTTGTAGCATTGAATTCAATTTCTAGATCATATTCCCTCACTCTCTTCGCTGTTTTCCATTATAAACATTTAATAATTGTaataacagatttttaaaaatgcgTTGCTGTGCCCAACTGGGCATATTCTTTGAAGATGCTTTTTGGattgctggaggcagtgatggTCAGGGGTGGGAAAAATAAGCCCTTCTGACTTGTGAGTCTGTTCCTCACCCCAGCATTCATGACCAGGAGTTCTCACTTCTGAAGTTTTGGATCAGGGATGGATGGGGAAGGGTGGGGATAGAAAACCTGAAGCTTTACAAGCTCCCTGAGGAAATGTCCCTCACAGATGGaaggatggggatgaggattGTGTTGTGGATGAAGCTCATGTTTTCTTCAGCAGCAGTGTGAGATTTTCTCCCCTGTTCTGACGTGCTGGATAAGCACTGTTCCTTGCTGCTGTCACTCACTCATGAGCACTTTGACAGCCGAGACTTCAAAGGATAAATCTTGCAAACGGGCCTGAATGTGTGAATCATTTGATTTTCTGTAAATAATGCCACTGAAGACACGTCTGTGATCCTGTTGTGATTAATGCCATATTAATTATACATCACAGCAGCTAATGACTGTTGCTTGCATTTTCAGAAGCAGCTTTCCAAAAGTGATGCAGATGAAAGTCGGGCCGTTCTTCTCTGTGATGGTAAACTGCGCCTAAACATCGTGCAGCAGATATTCAACCTCTCCCTGGTAGAAATGCAGCACGGTATGTTGGGATTATCCAAGAGCACTTCTAACACCttgccagagaagctgtggctgccccatccctggaagtgtcccatgtccaggttggatggagcttggagcagcctggtctagtgcaaggggagtggaactggatgagctttaaggtctcttcctacccaaaccattctgtgatgctGTGTGTCATTCTTAGTGAGCAATAGTGATATGCATATTCCATCCAGGGAAAAACCCAAGGAATAAATAATGAAAGATGAAtaaaattttgcctttttttttttaataatgtaaaaattCTTCTCTGAATCTTCTTTTACTGAGAAGAACTTTGCattataaaaaaaagaagagcaaaCTTACATATTGATGCCCTTATCAAGTAACTAGTTATATAGAAAAATTGCTTTCAGCCAGTGTTTTACTTGTTTTCAGCTGCTCTATAGAGAGAAGTCTGAGTAACAAGGAGAGTAGGGCTGACTGGTGGTTTTGGGAGTACAGTGTTCTATATTTGAATCTGTGGCTCCAGCATCTAGACTTGCTGTAGGAAATCCTGTagcagagaagcagctctgtACACTTCAGCAGTGCATTTCACATCAGATTTTGCTGTGAGGAAAACTCCCTCTCTTCCTGCTGTGTTCTCTGCTGTTACCAGTTCATGCTGTGCCCACTCCACGTGTTTGTGTATGTGTCAGTTCTGAGTACATGTCAGTCCTGAGTGTCTCACTCTGGGCAGAGGTAGAAAACACACTTTGGGGTGTGATTGCTCACTACTACAGGTATTCCCTGTGCTTTTTTCCATCTACTTGCCCCCTGTATCTGCTCTCCCCCTGCTTGCAGATCAGTGGGCAACCATCCCAAAGCCTAAGGCTGCTGTTCCTGCCATTGTCcaagttttatttctcctgAGGAATTGTTGAGGGAGTATATTTGTTTGAAATATACAGATGCAAAGTAGGAATGGTATTTCCAAATCCTGAGTTGTATTGATTTTCAAGTTTGGTCCAAATTAAGCCAAAAGATTAGTGGGTTGTGTGCTTTTAAGCTACAATCTTCTTGTGACCTTACTTGTGACCTAAAGTTACATAATACAAATTTACAAACAGCTGGAAACGCTCCTCTGAATTCCCTTACCCCTCATGAGCTCTATTTTCTTGCTTCATCAGCTTAAtggataaaaatataaaaattttcTGGTTTATCTATATTGTTAGAAGTCAGGGTTTCAGATtcaaattgtaaaaaaaaaaagctagtgAGGAAGTAAAATAGCAAATGGAGCAGAGATTTTGGGTTTGTACAGTGTTGTAAAGTGTTCCTTCCTTGCATTTCTTGAAATTAAGTATAGTGAAATTATGTAATAAAAGCAGTTTCTAAATTGCCTTTATTACATTAATTTgtcatttaatttaaaaaaatctctgcttttTATAGTATCTGCATAGCTTTAGCACTGTGAAGTAGCTTATCAATACCTAATTAAAACCAAGTGTGGATGCTTATGAATTCTGTTCAGAATTTCAATCCTCCTCCTCATTTGAAGCATGCATTTATTGTCTCCTCTCCTAGTGGCAAAATCCATCGTAGGTGCCAAGTGTCCTTTATTTTTGAGATTGTACAACCTGTATATTTtcatactttttcttttctagaaaGCTGTAAATGTACAGAAGCATTTAATTCTAGAagaaatttgtttttttctcttaaagaTACCCTAATTACACAAAGATTTATCAACAGCCATGTGCTTATCTTCACAGGTTCCTCTTGGATCGTTCTCACAGCGGACAGCGAGGGCTTCATCCCATTAATGTTTACATCCACACAGGAGATCCTCATCAGAGATGCCACTGCAAAGGGCTACAGTGCCCGCTCCTCCAAAACTCTGGACATCATCAGTTCCACACAGGGGTGTAGATCCACTTCTTCTGAGAGCCTGGATATCACCAGTTCTCTGGAAGTCCTGAGGGACTGCTCCTCCAAGACCTTGGACAGCATCAGCCCTTCAGAACAGCCCAGCAATTAAATGTAGTTTTTGACAGTGGTTTTGCAATGCCTCTCTGATGATGGGAGGCTTTTATGTTTACTGTATGGGACTGCAAATTATCAACAACAGTCTCAAATTTCTGTACAATTTCTATAATTTTTTGTTGCAttgtaaattatttatttgatcCTTGGAAATGTTAACTTTTTTTTATACTGAGCAGTGTTTTTTAACTATGCCTCTTGCAGTACAGATGAGGTTGAAAATGTGGATTCTTACAAGTTTCTGAGCTCAAGTTTCCATCTTGGTCTTTAATACATTGGTGGTTTTAGATAATAGTAAACTTGGATAATAAAGAAATCTTTGAAAATGCTGCATTGTCTCCCATTTCCTCTCTTCTGCCAAAGCCTGAAATATTGTGCTGGTGTTGTTTAGGACAGTGCCTGTAGAAGTGCACCTGGGTTTGCACTGGTGTGAGCACCAGTGTAAGGTCATGGAGTTTGGGACAAAGTAGGATATATGAAATATCCATATTGTGTGAAAGCAAATCCTTTTCCCCTCCTGTACCTGCCCATAACACCTCTCTGCTTCCATCTCTGTGGATGTGGGGAAGTGGTTGCCAGTGTCTCATCCAGCTAAAGTCTGACAGAAGAAAATGTTCTATGGGCTTTTGTagtgagagagagaaaaaatgcaAAGGGGAAATGTAGAAAAAGTTTATGTAAGCACAAGTTTATGTAACATGATTGCAGCACTGAAGAAAAGACTAATCCAAGATTGCTCCCCATAAAATCACAGCATGATAACTTTAAGCAGTTTATCAGGCTTTCACAGTGGCACTTACTGTGTGAGAAGGCATCAAGCAGCTAGATTATAGAATTGGAGCTGCTGTCTCAGGACAAAGataatctctctttttttttttatttttctattgcCTATTTGGAAATTTAGCCACTGTCAAACGAAATAGATCCACAAACCCACAGTATTAAAGATACAACACTAGcaaaagctgcagagagcacTCAGCGTTGGGTGGTGAAACTACGAGTTACAGCTTTTAATGAAcagggaagaaggaaaacaggTGAAATAATTTGGCAGTTGTGGGCTCAATCCTTTACATAAAAATCATCTCTTCACAGTACCAGTCACTGTTTCATCAGAAGGTGGACTATGATTACAACTGTCCTTACCAAAAAGTCACTGAAACCTCAGCACTGGGCGTGGGTTCAAAGCAGGCTGGATGCTGGGGATGATCCATGTTTCTTCACAACTGCCTGACCGTCCTTTTTCATGCCTGTTCCTGATTCCAACATCCCACTAACCCATGGGAGGAGAGGGTCAGGGCTGAACACTCTTGGCTCTGCAGAACACCTTGACTTTGAATTTCTCATGCCTCAAATGCTGCTTCTGTAATTTAGTTATGCAGCCAAAGAGTGTACAAAAATTAGCTGCTTATTTTGGAATTGTTACTATTTGTGTAAGATTGACAAGAGAAAGTGTCTCCCACCAGAAGTGTGCTCAGTCTCAGGTTGCACCAAACAGACCTGTGGAGTTCTTCCATCTCCCCAGGTGAGCACCAAGGACTTACCTGTGCACAGAGCAGTACTGTGGGGGGTAAGTGGAGCAGACACAGCAAGTGCAAGACACCTGCTAAAAGCTGTTAATAGTTTGGTCAACAGATTACACTGGCTCTTCAAGGTGTGCTCTGTGCATGTGACCAAATACTGCGTTTAAAATATAATCCTAGGAATCTTGGAAGAATAAAATTCTTATGTTGAGAGACTTGCTtatttcatggaatcacagaatcatgtgAGTCGAAAAGGACCtgaaagatcatctcattctgACCCTTGCTGGGGTGGGCAAGGACACTTTttactagaccaggttgctccaagcctatccagcctggccttgaacacttccagggatgaagcATCCACAGTTTCTATGAGAAATTTGTgacagtgcctcaccaccctcacagaaaataattccttCCCAATGTGTAAACTAAACctgctctctttcagtttaaagccatttctcCCTTGACTTTTACCACATGCTCTTTTTA
The genomic region above belongs to Passer domesticus isolate bPasDom1 chromosome 3, bPasDom1.hap1, whole genome shotgun sequence and contains:
- the LOC135295921 gene encoding WD repeat and coiled-coil-containing protein, which codes for MELGKAKLLRTGLNALQQAIHPVHGLAWTDGKQVILTALQLHDGEPSFGDSSVVGQFEHVHGLYWGPSPAEAPALLAVQHKKHITIWQLCFSGADRSKLLVSQICDISEPYPVLPQGCVWHPSKEVLAVLTTRDASVLPSVHLNNSRINADIKGSGLIHCACWTKEGSRLVVGVGSALHSYIWDDAQKTLSACSFCPIFDVGGYICAVEATQNLQVAVATELPLDKICGLNAGVAFEVPSSVETESFPSQSSLCGEEEYSLDGGKKSLDSEKPLSVVTSPVDLTHILSSKQSADSSPLLHLRPKDYLTGSGQDSSHLILVTFERKVTSTKKVSIPGILVPDIMAFDSKTQTVSVASNTCNVILVYSLTSSNLPNIQQIQLEKSEKPKGLCFLTNKLLLILVGRQKFTDPAFLPSSRSDKYMIRLMIKELILEMGPSKSVSADGNSSLNLSSVTHDPSRDVHPLSRGLLIPDRSALQSPTSRRKLIEELKSPAYEQNFLLNISDFKDKKISMNFPPAVETLDAEPVNRSVALSNASNKPTSPKRQHEAASKIPNSYKNNLFSEKEASCFLKNVEKLSGNFTELQHHLSELTELLKSGKRSLPVYPSSQEPSFIKITCQKQLSKSDADESRAVLLCDGKLRLNIVQQIFNLSLVEMQHGSSWIVLTADSEGFIPLMFTSTQEILIRDATAKGYSARSSKTLDIISSTQGCRSTSSESLDITSSLEVLRDCSSKTLDSISPSEQPSN